GCCGCCGCGCGATCGATCTGCTCGGGAGACTCCACCGCGCACGGTCCGGCCATCAGGACGGGAGGCGCGCCGGCACCGATCGGCACGCCACCCACCTCGACCGAGGCGGGATGGCGGTCGACCAGCGGGTGGGGCGACGGCGGTTCGGCGATTCCCGCGACGCCCGGCAAGCGGCGCACCGCCTCCGGCTCGACGCGGCGCGAGTGCGGCCCGACGCGGAACAGCACGGTCTCCCCGCCCCGCTCGTCGTACCGGGTCACCCACAGGCCCAGAGCTTCGAGGGAGTGCCGGACCGCATCTGGATCGGCCCCGGGGCACACGCGTACCAGCATGGCGTCGGCCGCCTCCGGAAAAGGGGGAAAACGATACCACCGGCGGAGCCCGCGCTCACCACCTGCGGGCGGCCGTCCCGGCGCGGCGATATAATCCGCGCTTTCCGAGGCGGCGCCGGCCCGAGGGATCGCGTGGGGCGGCCGGCGCGCGCCCGACGCCGCGACGGGCGGCGCGGGCCGATCCCAGGGAGGCAACGTGGCTTCAGAGGCGATCGAGAGGGCGAAAGCGCATTTCGGCGCGCTGCTCGAAAGGCAGCTCGAGCGCGTCGAGGGGATCAAGTCGGAGCAGGACTGGATCGACTACACGAAGGTCTCGCCGATCGTGGTCGGCATCATCGGCGGGGACGGGATCGGCCCGACCATCGCCGCGGAGGCGGAGTGGGTGCTGCGGGAGATCCTCGCCGACGAGATCGCGTCGGGAAAGATCGAGCTGCGGACCATCGAGGGCCTCACCATCGAGCGCCGCGCGGAGGTCGGCAAGCCGATCCCGGACGACGTGTTGGAGGAGATCCGCCGCTGCCACGTCACGCTCAAGGGCCCGACCACGACCCCGCGGAAGGGCGATCCCTGGCCCAACATCGAGAGCGCGAACGTGGCGATGCGCAAGGAGCTCGACCTGTTCGCCAACGTCCGGCCGGTGCGCGTCCCCGAACGCGGGATCGATTGGACGTTCTTCCGGGAGAACACCGAGGACGTCTATGCCCTCGGCTCCGAAGGGCTCGATGTCGACGACGACATCTCCATCGACTTCCGGCTGATCACCGAGCCGGCCGCCGAGCGCATCGCGCGGCTCGCCTTCGACTACGCCCGCCGCAACGGGAAGAAGCGGGTGACGATCGTCACCAAGGCGAACGTCGTCAAGGCCACGGACGGCCGCTTCCTCCGCGCCTGCTACCGGGTCGCCGAGGAGTACCCGGACATCGAGACGGACGACTGGTACATCGACATCATGACCGCCAAGCTGGTCGACGAGAAGCGGCGGACCGGCTTCCAGGTGTTGATCCTCCCCAACCTCTACGGCGACATCCTCACCGACGAGGCGGCGGAGTTCCAGGGCGGCGTCGGCACGGCGGGCAGCGCGAACATTGGCAAGCGGTACGCGATGTTCGAGGCGATCCACGGGAGCGCCCCGCGGATGGTCAAGGAAGGGCGCGCGAAGTACGCCGACCCGAGCAGCATGATCCGCGCCGCGGCGATGCTGCTCGGACACATCGGTTACCCGGAGCGGCAGCGGCGCCTGGAGATGGCGCTCGACATCTGCGGCCAGTACGAGCGGAAGGTCGTCGTCACCGGGCGCGACACCGGAGCGACGGGACACGAGTTTGCCGAGTACGTCATGCAGACGCTGCGCGACCCGGAGCTCGAAGCGCGTCACCGCGAGCTGACGCCGTCGCCCCGCTGAGCGCGCCGCCGGCCGGGATCCGGCGCACCCGCGCTAGAATCGGCCTGACCATGCTCCCTGCGCGCCCAGGACGGCGTCCGCTGCGCGCGGCCGGACGATGAGAGCGCGCCGGTTCGCGGCGAGGGCGGCGAACGCGGGCCTCGTCCTCTTCGGGCTGGCGCTCGTCGTCGTGATCGGCACCGGCGGCACGCGCCTGGAG
The sequence above is drawn from the Acidobacteriota bacterium genome and encodes:
- a CDS encoding isocitrate/isopropylmalate dehydrogenase family protein, coding for MASEAIERAKAHFGALLERQLERVEGIKSEQDWIDYTKVSPIVVGIIGGDGIGPTIAAEAEWVLREILADEIASGKIELRTIEGLTIERRAEVGKPIPDDVLEEIRRCHVTLKGPTTTPRKGDPWPNIESANVAMRKELDLFANVRPVRVPERGIDWTFFRENTEDVYALGSEGLDVDDDISIDFRLITEPAAERIARLAFDYARRNGKKRVTIVTKANVVKATDGRFLRACYRVAEEYPDIETDDWYIDIMTAKLVDEKRRTGFQVLILPNLYGDILTDEAAEFQGGVGTAGSANIGKRYAMFEAIHGSAPRMVKEGRAKYADPSSMIRAAAMLLGHIGYPERQRRLEMALDICGQYERKVVVTGRDTGATGHEFAEYVMQTLRDPELEARHRELTPSPR